The proteins below come from a single Rosa rugosa chromosome 2, drRosRugo1.1, whole genome shotgun sequence genomic window:
- the LOC133731890 gene encoding disease resistance protein Roq1-like isoform X2, whose product MQLLKSAPRWKYDVFINFRGEDTCKGFLSYLLAELQKKPAHLNMVKNDEPLPKGRNISSYLLNAIEEVRFAIVVLSQDFAYSSWCLEELAKIFECMGNQNRILPIFYHVDPSEVRHQRGSFGDAFAVHEERFRDNHEKVRQWRHVLSMVANLSGWNSEDYECEGELIKAVGEAMCSRLLQSTESTEDFEATGDVMDQTSPQPDPAPVWKNDVLSGFGMEDTRRGFVAHSDHELPNTGLSKTFKDADHLEKGVALPSASLSSTEPSPQPALGQKNDEFLGFRGNDTQRGFVTYSSHEIQNPRVTKTFTDEEHLEKGIAVPSTSPPSSAERYPRPKYDVFLSFKGEDTRRGFIAYLYRELQNTRVIKTFKDDVQLEKGTVIASNLLTAIKESRFAIIVLSENYASSAWCLDELTKIFQCMEGKDTILPIFYEVEPTDVRHQKEETSFGKAFIKHEARQDIEKMNQWRAALKGVAGICGWHSTNYPTDIELIEDIVKHLWGKVLQAPTGNFETFEATRQAMDEVMKVLKDDQVTVLGVHGVGGVGKTTMVKHVGAQSKKDGLFDHVIMVVVSKNPDLEEIQGTLAESLGLKEGIMRGNRMLIILDDIWESLELSSIGIPSHHELQRCNSKVVLTTRKSNVCHSMGCHALIPLNVLSVVDSHKLLMDTLGKPFDESTVSDGEEWKVARECGGLPKAIKAAARSLGDKYLDEWNEYLDEWAFEDDCLDEWNETAQPVNFEAGEEPFRSLANEDAKKCFLLCCLFPENYDIPIEDLLKYGIGKGLFQYDTIQEARDRAQSLVKYLKASRLLLDGTKKGCIRMTDDIRNLALTKECDGFLVKAGCELEEWPEAETEAGWLHEFTSWPSIWTRDAHEGYSTISLMRNKLHKLPEYLVCSKLQILLLQSNAGICDIPETFFQNPNALRVFDLSFTSVSSLPSSFSFLTNLQTLNLDFCKNLSNISVLGKLKKLEILSMRELPLKKFPKQIGDLTQLRMLDVTGRDLETIPSKVISRLYRLQELHMKFQFGTWGSKVEDAVHEETNADFDELTGLLDLNILEVYISDAACLPTSVEYKPNWVEFDICIGGHVPHVLPPQHDVFSRTLTLNTKINRLPDWFISVVTERVEKLEYTDCEDLNDIVGEYDHGRLLALKYLSVNGNRKNLKEIINTMTRVSNKPIFENLEELHLCCLYSLKELCVGELPPGSLRKLKFLKVQTCLSLVNALLPSTLLQRLQNLEEIICINLKGMKFVFGSDEGLDPEKISRKLREMRFSVLPELVSICNGPVPSAIFRNLKVLAICECKELKNLFTIDVAECLFQLEDLSIEQCPSLDRVIEASNSLNSKIKLPALKKLALIDLPALTRFCTESGTIETECPSLEYLYVEKCLQFLYFAYHFDNKNQVHFNDEQHLSSLVKRWEEVHNRL is encoded by the exons ATGCAACTT CTAAAATCAGCTCCTCGTTGGAAGTATGATGTGTTTATAAATTTCAGGGGTGAGGACACTTGTAAGGGTTTTCTGTCCTATTTACTAGCTGAATTGCAAAAGAAACCAGCACACCTGAACATGGTAAAGAATGATGAACCACTTCCAAAAGGGCGGAATATATCTTCATATCTCCTAAACGCCATAGAAGAGGTGAGGTTTGCCATTGTTGTTCTTTCGCAAGACTTTGCTTATTCATCATGGTGCCTAGAGGAACTCGCAAAGATTTTTGAATGCATGGGAAACCAAAATAGAATTCTGCCAATCTTTTATCATGTGGATCCCTCTGAGGTGCGACATCAAAGGGGGAGTTTTGGAGATGCCTTCGCTGTACATGAAGAAAGATTTCGGGATAATCATGAGAAGGTCAGGCAGTGGAGACATGTTTTGTCAATGGTGGCCAATCTCTCTGGATGGAATTCAGAGGATTATGA GTGTGAAGGAGAACTTATCAAAGCCGTTGGGGAAGCTATGTGCAGTAGACTACTTCAGTCTACAGAGTCGACAGAAGATTTTGAAGCAACAGGAGATGTCATGGACCAAACTT CTCCCCAGCCTGACCCAGCTCCTGTGTGGAAGAATGATGTGCTTTCGGGTTTCGGGATGGAAGACACTCGCAGGGGTTTTGTAGCCCATTCAGACCATGAATTGCCAAACACAGGACTAAGTAAAACATTCAAGGATGCAGACCACCTTGAAAAAGGGGTAGCCCTCCCCTCTGCATCTCTTTCCTCAACTGAACCAAGTCCTCAACCAGCTCTTGGGCAGAAGAATGATGAGTTTTTGGGTTTCAGGGGAAACGACACTCAAAGGGGTTTTGTCACCTATTCAAGTCATGAAATACAAAACCCCAGAGTGACTAAGACATTCACCGATGAAGAACATCTTGAAAAAGGGATAGCTGTCCCCTCTACGTCTCCGCCTTCATCAGCTGAACGATATCCTCGGCCGAAGTATGATGTGTTTTTGAGTTTCAAGGGGGAAGACACTCGTAGGGGTTTTATAGCCTATTTATACCGTGAATTGCAAAACACCAGAGTGATCAAAACTTTCAAGGATGACGTGCAACTAGAAAAAGGGACTGTTATTGCTTCAAATCTCCTAACGGCAATCAAAGAATCAAGGTTTGCGATCATTGTGTTGTCGGAGAACTATGCTTCTTCTGCATGGTGTTTGGATGAACTTACAAAGATTTTCCAGTGCATGGAGGGTAAGGACACAATTCTCCCAATTTTTTATGAGGTGGAACCCACTGATGTACGCCATCAAAAGGAAGAGACAAGTTTTGGGAAAGCTTTCATTAAGCACGAAGCTAGACAAGACATTGAGAAGATGAACCAGTGGAGAGCTGCTTTGAAAGGAGTGGCTGGAATCTGTGGGTGGCATTCAACCAACTACCC GACGGATATAGAGCTAATTGAAGACATTGTGAAACATTTATGGGGGAAAGTACTTCAAGCACCCACCGGAAATTTTGAAACATTTGAAGCGACAAGGCAAGCCATGGATGAGGTTATGAAGGTATTAAAAGATGATCAAGTCACTGTCCTTGGGGTGCATGGAGTGGGTGGCGTTGGAAAGACGACGATGGTCAAACATGTTGGGGCACAATCTAAGAAAGATGGGCTTTTTGATCATGTGATCATGGTTGTCGTATCCAAAAACCCTGACTTGGAAGAAATTCAAGGCACATTGGCAGAATCGCTGGGCTTGAAGGAGGGGATCATGAGAGGAAATAGGATGCTTATAATCTTGGATGACATTTGGGAGAGTCTTGAACTCTCGAGCATTGGAATTCCCAGTCACCATGAGCTTCAAAGGTGCAATTCTAAAGTTGTACTCACCACAAGGAAAAGCAACGTCTGCCATTCAATGGGGTGCCATGCCCTGATCCCTCTCAATGTACTGTCAGTGGTAGATTCTCATAAGTTATTAATGGATACGTTGGGGAAGCCCTTTGATGAATCTACCGTTTCCGATGGTGAAGAGTGGAAGGTAGCTCGAGAATGTGGTGGTCTTCCAAAAGCAATAAAAGCAGCTGCAAGGTCACTTGGAGATAAATACTTGGATGAATGGAATGAATACTTGGATGAATGGGCATTTGAAGATGACTGCTTGGACGAATGGAATGAAACAGCTCAACCCGTCAACTTCGAAGCTGGGGAAGAGCCATTTCGTTCATTGGCAAATGAAGATGCCAAGAAATGCTTCTTGCTATGCTGCCTATTCCCAGAAAATTATGATATCCCAATTGAAGATTTGCTCAAGTATGGGATTGGAAAAGGTTTGTTTCAATATGATACAATACAAGAAGCCAGAGATAGGGCACAATCTCTGGTCAAGTACCTCAAAGCTTCCAGATTGCTTTTGGACGGTACAAAGAAGGGATGCATAAGGATGACTGATGACATTCGAAATCTGGCATTGACCAAAGAATGTGATGGGTTTTTAGTAAAAGCTGGTTGTGAACTAGAGGAGTGGCCAGAGGCAGAGACAGAGGCAGGATGGCTGCATG AATTCACTTCCTGGCCCTCGATTTGGACAAGAGATGCCCATGAAGGCTACTCAACAATCTCACTAATGAGAAACAAGCTTCACAAGCTTCCCGAATATTTGGTATGTTCAAAACTCCAAATTTTATTACTACAAAGTAATGCCGGAATATGTGACATCCCAGAAACCTTTTTTCAAAATCCTAATGCGCTAAGGGTCTTTGATCTTAGCTTCACTAGTGTTTCGTCACTACCTTCATCATTCAGTTTCCTAACCAACCTCCAAACtttgaatttggatttttgCAAAAATTTAAGTAACATATCTGTTCTAGGAAAACTTAAGAAACTTGAGATTCTTAGTATGAGAGAACTTCCTCTTAAGAAATTTCCAAAACAAATAGGAGATTTGACCCAACTAAGGATGTTGGACGTCACTGGTAGAGATCTTGAAACTATCCCATCTAAAGTGATATCGAGGTTGTATAGACTGCAAGAACTGCACATGAAATTTCAGTTTGGGACGTGGGGAAGTAAAGTTGAGGACGCAGTTCATGAAGAAACCAATGCTGACTTTGATGAGTTGACTGGCTTGTTGGATTTAAACATTTTGGAAGTTTACATATCTGATGCAGCATGCTTGCCTACAAGTGTTGAGTACAAGCCGAATTGGGTAGAATTTGATATATGCATCGGCGGCCACGTCCCTCACGTGTTGCCCCCTCAACATGATGTTTTTTCAAGAACCTTGACTCTTAACACAAAGATCAATAGGTTACCGGATTGGTTTATCAGCGTTGTGACAGAGAGAGTGGAGAAGCTAGAGTACACAGATTGCGAAGACTTGAATGACATCGTTGGGGAATATGACCATGGCAGATTACTTGCACTGAAATATCTCTCTGTGAACGGGAACCGTAAGAACTTGAAAGAGATAATCAACACAATGACACGGGTTTCAAATAAACCAATATTTGAGAACTTGGAAGAGTTGCATCTGTGCTGCTTATATTCCCTCAAGGAGTTATGTGTTGGTGAGCTACCACCTGGGTCTCTACGCAAGCTCAAGTTCTTGAAAGTGCAAACTTGTCTTAGCTTGGTGAATGCACTATTACCATCAACATTGTTGCAGAGACTACAAAATCTGGAAGAAATCATTTGTATAAATCTGAAAGGAATGAAATTTGTATTTGGCTCTGATGAAGGGCTTGATCCAGAAAAGATTTCGAGGAAATTGAGGGAGATGAGATTTTCTGTTCTACCCGAACTAGTAAGCATATGTAATGGTCCTGTTCCGTCTGCAATCTTCCGTAATCTTAAAGTTTTGGCAATTTGCGAGTGCAAGGAGTTGAAAAATCTCTTCACAATAGATGTGGCTGAATGTCTTTTTCAGTTGGAAGACCTTTCCATAGAGCAGTGTCCTAGCTTGGACAGAGTCATTGAAGCAAGCAATAGCTTGAACAGCAAGATTAAACTTCCAGCGTTGAAGAAGTTAGCTTTGATAGATCTTCCGGCGCTCACAAGGTTCTGCACTGAAAGTGGTACTATTGAAACTGAGTGCCCTTCATTGGAATACTTGTACGTGGAGAAGTGCCTCCAGTTTTTGTATTTTGCTTACCACTTCGACAACAAGAACCAAGTCCACTTCAATGATGAACAACATTTGAGTTCTTTAGTGAAAAG GTGGGAGGAAGTGCATAATCGGCTATAA
- the LOC133731890 gene encoding disease resistance protein Roq1-like isoform X1, protein MALLESPTASASLPATSVESSAPRWKYEVFLSFMGKDTRWGFTSYLYNELQNREIKTFMDVDPTSLDRGEGISQSTLEAIQESRFAIVVLSQNYASSSWCLDELTQIMHCMENNKETILPVFYHVDPSQVRSQRGVYGKAFAAHEVELTDQRERLMKWRDALNKISSIFGWVCGSSESEGHLVQQIAECVCSKSIESTEDIETKQAMDATSPRWKYDVFINFRGEDTCKGFLSYLLAELQKKPAHLNMVKNDEPLPKGRNISSYLLNAIEEVRFAIVVLSQDFAYSSWCLEELAKIFECMGNQNRILPIFYHVDPSEVRHQRGSFGDAFAVHEERFRDNHEKVRQWRHVLSMVANLSGWNSEDYECEGELIKAVGEAMCSRLLQSTESTEDFEATGDVMDQTSPQPDPAPVWKNDVLSGFGMEDTRRGFVAHSDHELPNTGLSKTFKDADHLEKGVALPSASLSSTEPSPQPALGQKNDEFLGFRGNDTQRGFVTYSSHEIQNPRVTKTFTDEEHLEKGIAVPSTSPPSSAERYPRPKYDVFLSFKGEDTRRGFIAYLYRELQNTRVIKTFKDDVQLEKGTVIASNLLTAIKESRFAIIVLSENYASSAWCLDELTKIFQCMEGKDTILPIFYEVEPTDVRHQKEETSFGKAFIKHEARQDIEKMNQWRAALKGVAGICGWHSTNYPTDIELIEDIVKHLWGKVLQAPTGNFETFEATRQAMDEVMKVLKDDQVTVLGVHGVGGVGKTTMVKHVGAQSKKDGLFDHVIMVVVSKNPDLEEIQGTLAESLGLKEGIMRGNRMLIILDDIWESLELSSIGIPSHHELQRCNSKVVLTTRKSNVCHSMGCHALIPLNVLSVVDSHKLLMDTLGKPFDESTVSDGEEWKVARECGGLPKAIKAAARSLGDKYLDEWNEYLDEWAFEDDCLDEWNETAQPVNFEAGEEPFRSLANEDAKKCFLLCCLFPENYDIPIEDLLKYGIGKGLFQYDTIQEARDRAQSLVKYLKASRLLLDGTKKGCIRMTDDIRNLALTKECDGFLVKAGCELEEWPEAETEAGWLHEFTSWPSIWTRDAHEGYSTISLMRNKLHKLPEYLVCSKLQILLLQSNAGICDIPETFFQNPNALRVFDLSFTSVSSLPSSFSFLTNLQTLNLDFCKNLSNISVLGKLKKLEILSMRELPLKKFPKQIGDLTQLRMLDVTGRDLETIPSKVISRLYRLQELHMKFQFGTWGSKVEDAVHEETNADFDELTGLLDLNILEVYISDAACLPTSVEYKPNWVEFDICIGGHVPHVLPPQHDVFSRTLTLNTKINRLPDWFISVVTERVEKLEYTDCEDLNDIVGEYDHGRLLALKYLSVNGNRKNLKEIINTMTRVSNKPIFENLEELHLCCLYSLKELCVGELPPGSLRKLKFLKVQTCLSLVNALLPSTLLQRLQNLEEIICINLKGMKFVFGSDEGLDPEKISRKLREMRFSVLPELVSICNGPVPSAIFRNLKVLAICECKELKNLFTIDVAECLFQLEDLSIEQCPSLDRVIEASNSLNSKIKLPALKKLALIDLPALTRFCTESGTIETECPSLEYLYVEKCLQFLYFAYHFDNKNQVHFNDEQHLSSLVKRWEEVHNRL, encoded by the exons ATGGCCTTGTTGGAATCCCCTACGGCCTCTGCATCACTTCCTGCTACATCAGTTGAATCATCGGCTCCTCGGTGGAAGTATGAGGTGTTTTTGAGTTTCATGGGTAAAGACACCCGATGGGGTTTTACCTCTTATTTATACAATGAATTGCAAAACAGAGAAATCAAGACATTCATGGATGTCGACCCAACTAGTTTGGATAGAGGAGAGGGGATTTCTCAAAGTACCCTAGAGGCCATTCAAGAATCAAGATTTGCAATCGTTGTTCTCTCGCAAAATTATGCTTCTTCCAGTTGGTGTTTGGATGAACTCACACAGATTATGCACTGCatggaaaataataaggaaacAATTCTGCCAGTTTTCTATCATGTGGATCCCTCTCAAGTGCGCTCTCAAAGAGGGGTGTATGGAAAGGCCTTCGCTGCACATGAAGTGGAGTTAACAGATCAAAGAGAGAGGCTGATGAAATGGAGAGACGCCTTGAACAAAATCAGCAGCATCTTTGGCTGGGTATGTGGGAGTTCTGA GTCAGAAGGACACCTTGTCCAACAAATCGCGGAGTGTGTCTGCAGCAAATCTATTGAGTCGACGGAAGATATTGAAACAAAACAAGCAATGGATGCAACTT CTCCTCGTTGGAAGTATGATGTGTTTATAAATTTCAGGGGTGAGGACACTTGTAAGGGTTTTCTGTCCTATTTACTAGCTGAATTGCAAAAGAAACCAGCACACCTGAACATGGTAAAGAATGATGAACCACTTCCAAAAGGGCGGAATATATCTTCATATCTCCTAAACGCCATAGAAGAGGTGAGGTTTGCCATTGTTGTTCTTTCGCAAGACTTTGCTTATTCATCATGGTGCCTAGAGGAACTCGCAAAGATTTTTGAATGCATGGGAAACCAAAATAGAATTCTGCCAATCTTTTATCATGTGGATCCCTCTGAGGTGCGACATCAAAGGGGGAGTTTTGGAGATGCCTTCGCTGTACATGAAGAAAGATTTCGGGATAATCATGAGAAGGTCAGGCAGTGGAGACATGTTTTGTCAATGGTGGCCAATCTCTCTGGATGGAATTCAGAGGATTATGA GTGTGAAGGAGAACTTATCAAAGCCGTTGGGGAAGCTATGTGCAGTAGACTACTTCAGTCTACAGAGTCGACAGAAGATTTTGAAGCAACAGGAGATGTCATGGACCAAACTT CTCCCCAGCCTGACCCAGCTCCTGTGTGGAAGAATGATGTGCTTTCGGGTTTCGGGATGGAAGACACTCGCAGGGGTTTTGTAGCCCATTCAGACCATGAATTGCCAAACACAGGACTAAGTAAAACATTCAAGGATGCAGACCACCTTGAAAAAGGGGTAGCCCTCCCCTCTGCATCTCTTTCCTCAACTGAACCAAGTCCTCAACCAGCTCTTGGGCAGAAGAATGATGAGTTTTTGGGTTTCAGGGGAAACGACACTCAAAGGGGTTTTGTCACCTATTCAAGTCATGAAATACAAAACCCCAGAGTGACTAAGACATTCACCGATGAAGAACATCTTGAAAAAGGGATAGCTGTCCCCTCTACGTCTCCGCCTTCATCAGCTGAACGATATCCTCGGCCGAAGTATGATGTGTTTTTGAGTTTCAAGGGGGAAGACACTCGTAGGGGTTTTATAGCCTATTTATACCGTGAATTGCAAAACACCAGAGTGATCAAAACTTTCAAGGATGACGTGCAACTAGAAAAAGGGACTGTTATTGCTTCAAATCTCCTAACGGCAATCAAAGAATCAAGGTTTGCGATCATTGTGTTGTCGGAGAACTATGCTTCTTCTGCATGGTGTTTGGATGAACTTACAAAGATTTTCCAGTGCATGGAGGGTAAGGACACAATTCTCCCAATTTTTTATGAGGTGGAACCCACTGATGTACGCCATCAAAAGGAAGAGACAAGTTTTGGGAAAGCTTTCATTAAGCACGAAGCTAGACAAGACATTGAGAAGATGAACCAGTGGAGAGCTGCTTTGAAAGGAGTGGCTGGAATCTGTGGGTGGCATTCAACCAACTACCC GACGGATATAGAGCTAATTGAAGACATTGTGAAACATTTATGGGGGAAAGTACTTCAAGCACCCACCGGAAATTTTGAAACATTTGAAGCGACAAGGCAAGCCATGGATGAGGTTATGAAGGTATTAAAAGATGATCAAGTCACTGTCCTTGGGGTGCATGGAGTGGGTGGCGTTGGAAAGACGACGATGGTCAAACATGTTGGGGCACAATCTAAGAAAGATGGGCTTTTTGATCATGTGATCATGGTTGTCGTATCCAAAAACCCTGACTTGGAAGAAATTCAAGGCACATTGGCAGAATCGCTGGGCTTGAAGGAGGGGATCATGAGAGGAAATAGGATGCTTATAATCTTGGATGACATTTGGGAGAGTCTTGAACTCTCGAGCATTGGAATTCCCAGTCACCATGAGCTTCAAAGGTGCAATTCTAAAGTTGTACTCACCACAAGGAAAAGCAACGTCTGCCATTCAATGGGGTGCCATGCCCTGATCCCTCTCAATGTACTGTCAGTGGTAGATTCTCATAAGTTATTAATGGATACGTTGGGGAAGCCCTTTGATGAATCTACCGTTTCCGATGGTGAAGAGTGGAAGGTAGCTCGAGAATGTGGTGGTCTTCCAAAAGCAATAAAAGCAGCTGCAAGGTCACTTGGAGATAAATACTTGGATGAATGGAATGAATACTTGGATGAATGGGCATTTGAAGATGACTGCTTGGACGAATGGAATGAAACAGCTCAACCCGTCAACTTCGAAGCTGGGGAAGAGCCATTTCGTTCATTGGCAAATGAAGATGCCAAGAAATGCTTCTTGCTATGCTGCCTATTCCCAGAAAATTATGATATCCCAATTGAAGATTTGCTCAAGTATGGGATTGGAAAAGGTTTGTTTCAATATGATACAATACAAGAAGCCAGAGATAGGGCACAATCTCTGGTCAAGTACCTCAAAGCTTCCAGATTGCTTTTGGACGGTACAAAGAAGGGATGCATAAGGATGACTGATGACATTCGAAATCTGGCATTGACCAAAGAATGTGATGGGTTTTTAGTAAAAGCTGGTTGTGAACTAGAGGAGTGGCCAGAGGCAGAGACAGAGGCAGGATGGCTGCATG AATTCACTTCCTGGCCCTCGATTTGGACAAGAGATGCCCATGAAGGCTACTCAACAATCTCACTAATGAGAAACAAGCTTCACAAGCTTCCCGAATATTTGGTATGTTCAAAACTCCAAATTTTATTACTACAAAGTAATGCCGGAATATGTGACATCCCAGAAACCTTTTTTCAAAATCCTAATGCGCTAAGGGTCTTTGATCTTAGCTTCACTAGTGTTTCGTCACTACCTTCATCATTCAGTTTCCTAACCAACCTCCAAACtttgaatttggatttttgCAAAAATTTAAGTAACATATCTGTTCTAGGAAAACTTAAGAAACTTGAGATTCTTAGTATGAGAGAACTTCCTCTTAAGAAATTTCCAAAACAAATAGGAGATTTGACCCAACTAAGGATGTTGGACGTCACTGGTAGAGATCTTGAAACTATCCCATCTAAAGTGATATCGAGGTTGTATAGACTGCAAGAACTGCACATGAAATTTCAGTTTGGGACGTGGGGAAGTAAAGTTGAGGACGCAGTTCATGAAGAAACCAATGCTGACTTTGATGAGTTGACTGGCTTGTTGGATTTAAACATTTTGGAAGTTTACATATCTGATGCAGCATGCTTGCCTACAAGTGTTGAGTACAAGCCGAATTGGGTAGAATTTGATATATGCATCGGCGGCCACGTCCCTCACGTGTTGCCCCCTCAACATGATGTTTTTTCAAGAACCTTGACTCTTAACACAAAGATCAATAGGTTACCGGATTGGTTTATCAGCGTTGTGACAGAGAGAGTGGAGAAGCTAGAGTACACAGATTGCGAAGACTTGAATGACATCGTTGGGGAATATGACCATGGCAGATTACTTGCACTGAAATATCTCTCTGTGAACGGGAACCGTAAGAACTTGAAAGAGATAATCAACACAATGACACGGGTTTCAAATAAACCAATATTTGAGAACTTGGAAGAGTTGCATCTGTGCTGCTTATATTCCCTCAAGGAGTTATGTGTTGGTGAGCTACCACCTGGGTCTCTACGCAAGCTCAAGTTCTTGAAAGTGCAAACTTGTCTTAGCTTGGTGAATGCACTATTACCATCAACATTGTTGCAGAGACTACAAAATCTGGAAGAAATCATTTGTATAAATCTGAAAGGAATGAAATTTGTATTTGGCTCTGATGAAGGGCTTGATCCAGAAAAGATTTCGAGGAAATTGAGGGAGATGAGATTTTCTGTTCTACCCGAACTAGTAAGCATATGTAATGGTCCTGTTCCGTCTGCAATCTTCCGTAATCTTAAAGTTTTGGCAATTTGCGAGTGCAAGGAGTTGAAAAATCTCTTCACAATAGATGTGGCTGAATGTCTTTTTCAGTTGGAAGACCTTTCCATAGAGCAGTGTCCTAGCTTGGACAGAGTCATTGAAGCAAGCAATAGCTTGAACAGCAAGATTAAACTTCCAGCGTTGAAGAAGTTAGCTTTGATAGATCTTCCGGCGCTCACAAGGTTCTGCACTGAAAGTGGTACTATTGAAACTGAGTGCCCTTCATTGGAATACTTGTACGTGGAGAAGTGCCTCCAGTTTTTGTATTTTGCTTACCACTTCGACAACAAGAACCAAGTCCACTTCAATGATGAACAACATTTGAGTTCTTTAGTGAAAAG GTGGGAGGAAGTGCATAATCGGCTATAA